A portion of the Pseudomonas koreensis genome contains these proteins:
- a CDS encoding class I SAM-dependent methyltransferase yields MTSTAQHTQVVQKQFGEQAAAYLSSAVHAQGSEFAVLQAELAGQGAARVLDLGCGAGHVSFHVAPLVREVVAYDLSQQMLDVVAGAAVDRALSNIVTVNGAAERLPFADGEFDFVFSRYSAHHWSDLGLALREVRRVLKPGGVAAFVDVLSPGSPLFDTYLQSVEVLRDTSHVRDYSAAEWLRQVSEAGLHVRSTTRQRLRLEYLSWVERMRTPEVMRGAIRQLQQSMGNEVREYFEIDADGSFSTDVIVLMAER; encoded by the coding sequence ATGACCAGCACCGCCCAGCACACCCAGGTCGTCCAGAAGCAATTCGGCGAACAGGCCGCCGCTTACCTGAGCAGCGCCGTTCACGCCCAAGGCAGTGAATTCGCAGTGCTGCAGGCTGAGCTGGCCGGGCAGGGCGCGGCACGGGTGCTGGATCTGGGCTGTGGCGCCGGGCATGTCAGTTTTCATGTGGCGCCGCTGGTCAGGGAAGTGGTGGCCTACGACCTGTCGCAGCAAATGCTCGATGTGGTTGCGGGTGCTGCCGTCGATCGCGCTCTGAGCAACATCGTCACCGTCAACGGCGCTGCCGAGCGCCTGCCGTTCGCCGATGGCGAGTTCGATTTTGTGTTCAGTCGTTATTCGGCGCATCACTGGAGCGACCTGGGCCTGGCCTTGCGCGAAGTTCGCCGGGTGCTCAAGCCGGGCGGGGTGGCAGCGTTCGTCGATGTGTTGTCACCGGGCAGTCCGTTGTTCGACACTTACCTGCAAAGCGTTGAAGTGCTGCGTGACACCAGCCATGTCCGCGACTACTCCGCCGCCGAATGGCTGCGCCAGGTCAGCGAAGCCGGTCTGCATGTGCGCAGCACCACGCGCCAGCGCTTGCGTCTGGAGTACCTCAGTTGGGTCGAGCGCATGCGCACGCCCGAGGTGATGCGCGGGGCGATCCGCCAGTTGCAGCAGTCGATGGGCAACGAGGTGCGTGAGTATTTTGAGATAGATGCCGACGGCTCGTTCAGTACCGATGTGATCGTACTGATGGCTGAGCGATAA
- the leuB gene encoding 3-isopropylmalate dehydrogenase, whose protein sequence is MSKQILILPGDGIGPEIMAEAVKVLELANDKYSLGFELSHDVIGGAAIDKHGVPLADETLERARAADAVLLGAVGGPKWDTIERDIRPERGLLKIRAQLGLFGNLRPAILYPQLADASSLKPEIVAGLDILIVRELTGGIYFGAPRGTRTLDNGERQSYDTLPYSESEIRRIARVGFDMAMVRGKKLCSVDKANVLASSQLWREVVEQVAKDYPQVELSHMYVDNAAMQLVRAPKQFDVIVTDNMFGDILSDEASMLTGSIGMLPSASLDSNNKGMYEPCHGSAPDIAGQGIANPLATILSVSMMLRYSFNLHDAADAIEKAVSVVLDQGLRTGDIHSAGCTKVGTQEMGDAVVAALRNL, encoded by the coding sequence ATGAGCAAGCAGATTCTGATTCTCCCGGGTGACGGCATTGGTCCGGAAATCATGGCCGAAGCGGTCAAGGTGCTGGAACTGGCCAACGACAAGTACAGCCTGGGCTTCGAGCTGAGCCACGACGTGATCGGTGGCGCGGCCATCGACAAGCACGGCGTGCCGCTGGCCGACGAAACCCTGGAACGCGCCCGTGCTGCCGATGCTGTGCTGCTGGGCGCGGTCGGTGGCCCGAAATGGGACACCATCGAGCGTGATATCCGCCCTGAGCGCGGTCTGTTGAAGATCCGTGCGCAACTGGGCCTGTTCGGTAACCTGCGCCCGGCGATCCTCTATCCGCAGTTGGCCGACGCGTCGAGCCTGAAACCGGAAATCGTTGCCGGCCTGGACATCCTCATCGTCCGTGAGCTGACCGGCGGCATTTACTTCGGCGCGCCGCGTGGCACCCGTACGCTGGACAATGGCGAGCGTCAGTCCTACGACACCCTGCCGTACAGCGAAAGCGAAATCCGCCGCATCGCCCGTGTCGGTTTCGACATGGCCATGGTCCGTGGCAAGAAGCTCTGCTCGGTGGACAAGGCCAACGTCCTGGCGTCCAGCCAGTTGTGGCGTGAAGTCGTCGAACAAGTGGCGAAGGATTACCCGCAAGTCGAACTGAGCCACATGTACGTCGACAACGCCGCCATGCAACTGGTGCGTGCGCCGAAGCAGTTTGACGTAATCGTCACCGACAACATGTTCGGCGACATCCTCTCCGACGAAGCGTCGATGCTCACCGGCTCCATCGGCATGCTGCCGTCGGCCTCGCTGGACTCCAACAACAAGGGCATGTACGAGCCTTGCCACGGTTCGGCGCCGGACATTGCCGGTCAAGGCATTGCCAACCCGCTGGCAACGATCCTGTCGGTGTCGATGATGCTGCGTTACAGCTTCAATCTGCACGATGCTGCCGATGCCATCGAAAAAGCCGTCAGCGTCGTGCTCGATCAGGGCTTGCGCACCGGCGACATCCACTCGGCCGGTTGTACCAAAGTCGGTACGC